A region of Saccharococcus thermophilus DNA encodes the following proteins:
- the cccA gene encoding cytochrome c550, which produces MNRNPLVPFFIIMVFGIGLTLALSFKGLGDAKELAKEKKGGAKTEQTAEFTPEKFYQQTCSGCHGQNYEGGVGPSLKGVGKQLSLDQIKDIIQHGRGNMPSGLVPPDKADAMAKWLSQLK; this is translated from the coding sequence ATGAATCGAAACCCGTTGGTCCCGTTTTTTATCATTATGGTGTTCGGGATCGGACTTACTCTAGCCCTTTCATTTAAAGGGCTCGGCGACGCGAAGGAGCTCGCGAAAGAGAAAAAAGGCGGCGCGAAAACCGAACAAACTGCCGAGTTCACACCAGAAAAATTCTATCAACAAACCTGCAGCGGCTGTCATGGGCAAAATTATGAAGGCGGGGTTGGTCCATCATTAAAAGGAGTAGGTAAACAGCTTTCGCTTGACCAAATTAAAGACATTATTCAACATGGCCGCGGCAATATGCCTTCAGGTCTTGTCCCGCCGGATAAAGCCGATGCAATGGCGAAATGGCTCTCTCAATTGAAATAA